A genomic region of Notamacropus eugenii isolate mMacEug1 chromosome 3, mMacEug1.pri_v2, whole genome shotgun sequence contains the following coding sequences:
- the KLRK1 gene encoding NKG2-D type II integral membrane protein produces the protein MMGLVRDRQCHFNFEINEQEDSKSIEASHYSFTKRQKGSFTRMRRKYTASDSSLFYRKFIPVAMGIRFFVMLAMLVTIFIYFSNPKAPSNTNGFYCGPCPKNWVCYKNICYHFSNESKSWNQSRASCLSHNSSLLKIYSKEDQDFLSLVRTYHWMGLIQSTSTGSWMWEDGAPLSSEVLSLIPVQKGNCAVYGSSFKGYTEKCSSTNAYICMQKSYRTGKLEAPSVPSNTIHP, from the exons ATGATGGGGCTCGTCCGTGATCGACAGTGTCATTTCAACTttg AAATAAATGAGCAAGAGGATTCCAAATCTATAGAAGCCTCCCATTATTCttttacaaaaagacaaaaaggaagctTCACACGAATGAGGAGGAAATACACAGCAAGTG ACTCTTCACTTTTTTACCGTAAGTTCATTCCAGTGGCTATGGGAATAAGGTTCTTCGTGATGCTCGCCATGTTAGTCACCATATTTATTTACT TTTCCAACCCAAAGGCTCCAAGCAACACAAATG GGTTTTACTGTGGTCCTTGTCCTAAGAATTGGGTTTGTTACAAAAATATCTGCTACCACTTTTCTAATGAAAGCAAAAGTTGGAATCAGAGTCGAGCTTCCTGCCTATCTCACAATTCCAGTCTCCTTAAGATATATAGCAAGGAGGATCAG GATTTCCTTTCACTGGTAAGAACATACCATTGGATGGGACTAATACAATCTACATCCACTGGGTCCTGGATGTGGGAAGATGGTGCACCTCTCTCTTCTGAAGT ACTTTCCTTGATTCCAGTGCAAAAAGGAAACTGTGCCGTGTATGGCTCCAGCTTCAAAGGCTACACAGAGAAGTGTTCAAGTACAAATGCTTACATATGTATGCAGAAG AGTTACAGAACTGGAAAGTTGGAAGCACCTTCAGTGCCATCTAATACCATCCATCCATGA